In the Natronolimnobius baerhuensis genome, one interval contains:
- a CDS encoding DUF2062 domain-containing protein → MVREQLALYRDRTRQRLEAAFREEHTPHQVGASFSIGIFVTALPTGGLGIGLFFVFTSLWSWISKPALFASIAVLNPFIKPAVYVSSFQLGGWVLGTSPLHSPSVSPDVARDAIRQLLVGNLIIALILSALSYVVVRHLTRIHRRRSLTVLPSPARSRVREWFRR, encoded by the coding sequence ATGGTCCGCGAGCAACTTGCACTGTACCGCGACCGCACACGGCAGAGACTCGAGGCTGCGTTCCGCGAGGAGCATACGCCACATCAGGTCGGGGCCAGTTTCTCGATTGGTATTTTCGTGACCGCGCTGCCGACAGGCGGGCTTGGAATCGGGCTCTTTTTCGTCTTTACGTCGCTGTGGTCGTGGATCAGCAAGCCCGCGCTCTTTGCGTCCATCGCCGTCCTCAACCCGTTCATCAAACCCGCCGTCTACGTCTCGAGTTTCCAACTCGGCGGCTGGGTCCTCGGGACAAGTCCGCTTCACAGCCCCAGTGTCTCGCCCGATGTCGCTCGAGATGCGATTCGCCAACTGCTGGTTGGCAATCTGATTATCGCACTCATCCTATCTGCACTCAGCTACGTCGTTGTCCGCCATCTCACCCGCATTCATCGTCGTCGGTCGCTGACTGTGCTTCCATCACCCGCGCGCTCGAGAGTGCGCGAGTGGTTCCGTCGCTAG
- a CDS encoding ABC transporter ATP-binding protein, with product MADADPHGSFDEIRDEVDGNPMAKLIQYAIPYWLPLCIGFVSTMINRAARLFPALMLAAAIDLVITQSGGVDQLLAATGLVPTEPIPEGQTGDRLSLLYYLGALTVGAYVVQAITHYLSRYFFQTTAQHIQHDLRIDTYDHMQQLSLSFFNNHQTGGMMAILNSDVNRLEEFFNNELRQLTEAAMIFGLVGGYMLYTAPWLGVLVLLPVPIIALATAKFIMWIEPKYKRIRERVAQLNTRLSNNLSGAAIVKSFDRYDVENSRVAEQSEGYRDEKISAITVRKAFFASLRLLVGAMFVSILVAGGYSVVTAGGLTAGTFVVFFMYLRELDGPMTRIGKTANNYQKAKSSAERVFGILATDSDIQSPPDATAPDHVAGEVSFDNVEFSYSDDGEQILEGVDLEVDAGETVGFAGTSGSGKSTLLKLVPRFYDVDGGFGHESDTRADGGVDVDAGGAGSADVDEELGWSDSPDDSSAVRIDGVDVREYDLQTLRNRIGVVEQDPYMFSGTIRENIAYGDGETFRTVLEADDGDEVPDRVDEQIRDAAVAAGADDFIEDLPEGYDTMVGERGVKLSGGQRQRVSIARTICNDPDVIVLDEATSDVDTETEQVIQQNLDELTADRTAFVIAHRLSTIQDADRIVVMDDGDVIETGTHEELIDAAGTYADLWDSQTSTSAAAGGSDGERTSLSADHEPSALEDDD from the coding sequence ATGGCAGACGCAGATCCACACGGGAGCTTCGACGAAATTCGCGATGAAGTCGACGGCAACCCGATGGCGAAGCTAATCCAGTATGCGATTCCGTACTGGCTACCGCTGTGTATCGGCTTCGTCTCGACGATGATCAACCGTGCCGCGCGGCTGTTTCCGGCGCTGATGCTCGCGGCGGCAATCGACCTCGTTATCACGCAATCGGGCGGAGTCGATCAACTCCTTGCGGCGACAGGGCTTGTCCCGACGGAGCCAATCCCAGAGGGACAGACCGGTGACCGTCTCTCGCTGCTGTATTATCTCGGCGCGTTGACCGTCGGAGCATACGTCGTTCAGGCGATCACACACTATCTCTCGCGGTACTTCTTCCAGACGACGGCCCAGCACATCCAACACGACCTCCGAATTGACACCTACGACCACATGCAACAACTCTCGCTGTCGTTCTTTAACAACCATCAGACCGGCGGCATGATGGCCATCCTGAACAGCGACGTCAACCGCCTCGAGGAGTTCTTCAACAACGAACTTCGACAGCTGACGGAGGCTGCGATGATCTTTGGACTGGTTGGTGGCTACATGCTCTATACCGCGCCGTGGCTGGGCGTGCTCGTGTTGCTCCCGGTGCCGATCATCGCGCTTGCGACGGCGAAATTCATCATGTGGATCGAGCCGAAGTACAAGCGTATCCGCGAACGCGTCGCCCAACTCAACACACGGCTGTCGAACAATCTCAGCGGGGCAGCAATCGTGAAATCGTTCGACCGCTACGACGTCGAGAACAGCCGCGTCGCCGAACAGAGTGAGGGATACCGTGACGAGAAGATCAGCGCGATCACCGTTCGAAAGGCGTTTTTTGCCTCGCTTCGGCTACTCGTCGGCGCGATGTTCGTCTCGATTCTCGTCGCCGGTGGCTACTCTGTTGTCACCGCAGGCGGACTAACCGCCGGGACGTTCGTCGTCTTCTTCATGTACCTCCGGGAACTCGACGGCCCGATGACCCGCATCGGGAAAACCGCGAACAACTACCAGAAGGCCAAATCCAGCGCCGAGCGCGTCTTCGGTATCCTCGCGACTGACTCCGACATCCAGTCGCCACCGGACGCGACGGCACCCGATCACGTCGCCGGCGAGGTCTCGTTTGACAACGTCGAGTTCAGCTACAGCGACGACGGCGAGCAGATTCTCGAGGGGGTCGACCTCGAGGTTGACGCGGGAGAGACGGTTGGCTTTGCGGGAACCAGCGGCTCGGGGAAATCGACGCTCCTGAAGCTGGTGCCACGATTCTACGACGTCGACGGCGGGTTCGGCCACGAGAGCGACACGCGAGCGGACGGCGGTGTCGACGTCGACGCTGGTGGCGCTGGCAGCGCTGACGTGGACGAAGAACTCGGCTGGTCCGACTCCCCAGACGACTCGAGTGCGGTTCGAATCGACGGCGTCGATGTGCGTGAGTACGACCTGCAGACGCTGCGGAATCGAATCGGCGTCGTCGAGCAGGATCCGTACATGTTCTCCGGGACGATCCGCGAGAACATCGCCTACGGTGACGGCGAGACGTTCCGAACTGTTCTCGAGGCCGACGACGGCGACGAGGTGCCGGATCGGGTCGATGAGCAAATCCGCGATGCGGCGGTCGCGGCGGGCGCAGACGACTTTATCGAGGATCTTCCAGAGGGCTACGACACAATGGTCGGCGAACGCGGGGTCAAACTCTCGGGCGGGCAGCGCCAGCGCGTTTCGATTGCGCGGACAATTTGCAACGATCCCGACGTGATCGTTCTGGACGAGGCGACGAGCGACGTCGACACCGAGACGGAACAGGTGATCCAGCAGAATCTGGACGAACTCACGGCCGACCGGACGGCGTTCGTCATTGCACATCGACTCTCGACGATTCAGGATGCGGATCGAATCGTCGTCATGGACGATGGCGACGTCATCGAGACGGGGACACACGAGGAACTGATCGATGCAGCCGGGACGTACGCCGATCTCTGGGACTCACAGACGAGCACGTCAGCCGCTGCTGGTGGGAGCGATGGCGAACGCACTTCACTCAGCGCAGACCACGAGCCGTCGGCGCTCGAGGACGACGACTGA
- a CDS encoding Glu/Leu/Phe/Val family dehydrogenase, translated as MAPDVNPFESLQSQVDEAATHLDVEDDVIERLKHPERVLETNLTVEQDDGTLERFKAFRSQFNGDRGPYKGGIRYHPHVSRDEVKALSGWMTYKTAIVDIPLGGGKGGIIIDPAEYSESELERLTRTFAKELRPMIGEDRDIPAPDVNTGQREMNWIKDTYEDLENTTEPGVITGKNLASGGSEGRVEATGRSTVIAAREAFDYLGKDLEGATVAVQGYGNAGWIAAKLIDEMGATVIAASDSSGGIYNPDGFDPVAAKHHKNETGSVVGYEESQEEITNEDVLTLDVDLLIPAALENAINRDLAEDVTADVISEAANGPLTPEADRVLEDKGCFVIPDILANAGGVTVSYFEWVQNRQRFYWTEERVNNELEAIIVEAFDALVESYEEHDLDNPRTAAYVVAIERVANAFEEAGTFP; from the coding sequence ATGGCTCCTGACGTAAATCCGTTCGAAAGTCTGCAATCACAGGTCGATGAGGCTGCGACCCATCTCGATGTCGAGGACGACGTCATCGAGCGCCTCAAACACCCCGAGCGCGTTCTCGAGACGAACCTCACCGTCGAACAGGACGATGGCACACTCGAGCGTTTCAAGGCGTTTCGCTCGCAGTTCAACGGCGACCGTGGTCCGTACAAAGGGGGCATTCGCTACCACCCACACGTCTCGCGCGATGAGGTCAAAGCACTCTCCGGTTGGATGACCTACAAGACTGCAATCGTCGACATTCCACTCGGCGGCGGCAAAGGTGGCATCATCATCGACCCGGCCGAGTACTCCGAGAGCGAACTCGAGCGTCTCACCCGAACGTTCGCAAAGGAACTGCGCCCGATGATCGGTGAAGACCGTGACATCCCCGCGCCTGACGTAAACACGGGCCAGCGGGAGATGAACTGGATCAAAGACACCTACGAGGACCTCGAGAACACCACCGAGCCAGGAGTCATCACGGGCAAAAACCTCGCCAGTGGCGGCAGTGAAGGGCGCGTCGAGGCAACCGGTCGCTCGACGGTTATCGCCGCTCGCGAGGCCTTTGATTATCTCGGGAAGGACCTCGAAGGCGCGACGGTCGCCGTGCAAGGCTACGGCAACGCCGGCTGGATCGCCGCGAAACTGATCGACGAAATGGGAGCAACAGTTATCGCCGCCAGTGACTCTTCCGGCGGGATTTACAATCCAGATGGGTTCGATCCTGTCGCAGCCAAGCACCACAAGAACGAAACCGGCAGTGTCGTCGGCTACGAGGAAAGTCAGGAGGAGATTACGAACGAGGACGTCCTCACGCTCGATGTCGACCTGTTGATTCCTGCCGCCCTCGAGAACGCAATCAACCGCGACCTCGCCGAGGACGTCACAGCCGATGTTATTTCCGAAGCCGCAAACGGCCCGCTGACGCCCGAAGCGGATCGCGTCCTCGAGGACAAAGGCTGCTTTGTTATCCCGGACATTCTCGCTAACGCCGGCGGTGTCACGGTCTCGTACTTCGAGTGGGTCCAGAACCGCCAGCGCTTCTACTGGACCGAAGAGCGCGTCAACAACGAACTCGAGGCGATCATCGTCGAGGCGTTCGATGCACTCGTCGAGAGCTACGAGGAACACGACCTCGACAATCCACGAACGGCTGCCTACGTCGTTGCAATCGAGCGCGTTGCAAACGCGTTCGAAGAAGCAGGCACGTTCCCGTAA
- a CDS encoding HpcH/HpaI aldolase/citrate lyase family protein, with protein sequence MARRSVLFSPGDQPALLRKAVQTDADVVVFDLEDAVSPARKADARAAVRDVLTDPSFDPDCEVCVRVNAEPSQWETDLEQVVSARVGDANELRLDSVVLPKVADPDAVRDLATALESADYPCPIFALIEQARGVLAAPEIAAVPATDALVFGAEDLAADIGATRTAEGTEILYARERVVLAAAVHDCTAIDTLVTDFDDEQALREETAFANELGYDGKLAIHPAQVGPINDGFTPSVADREWAKRVLAAAREAEVAGKGVFEVDGEMIDAPLLAQAQQIRDRAVAAAVW encoded by the coding sequence ATGGCTCGCAGAAGCGTCCTGTTTTCACCCGGCGACCAGCCAGCACTCCTTCGGAAGGCAGTCCAAACTGACGCTGACGTAGTCGTCTTTGACCTCGAGGATGCCGTCTCACCCGCACGGAAGGCCGATGCGAGAGCAGCAGTCAGGGACGTCCTGACTGACCCATCGTTCGACCCGGACTGCGAAGTGTGTGTGCGGGTCAACGCCGAGCCTAGCCAGTGGGAGACTGATCTCGAGCAGGTCGTTTCGGCGCGGGTGGGTGACGCCAACGAGTTGCGACTCGATAGCGTCGTCTTGCCGAAAGTCGCCGACCCCGACGCTGTCCGTGACCTCGCCACTGCACTCGAGTCTGCTGACTACCCGTGTCCGATCTTTGCGCTCATTGAGCAGGCACGCGGTGTCCTTGCAGCACCCGAAATCGCTGCGGTTCCGGCGACGGATGCGCTCGTCTTCGGTGCTGAAGACCTCGCAGCCGATATTGGCGCGACGCGGACTGCTGAGGGAACCGAGATTCTGTACGCACGCGAACGCGTTGTGCTCGCAGCAGCGGTTCATGACTGTACAGCCATCGATACGCTCGTGACTGATTTCGACGACGAACAGGCGCTACGCGAGGAGACGGCTTTCGCGAACGAACTCGGCTACGACGGAAAACTGGCGATTCATCCCGCACAGGTCGGGCCGATCAACGACGGCTTTACCCCATCCGTTGCGGACCGCGAGTGGGCCAAACGCGTTCTCGCGGCGGCTCGCGAGGCCGAGGTGGCCGGTAAGGGCGTCTTCGAGGTCGATGGCGAAATGATCGATGCACCACTACTCGCACAAGCACAGCAGATCCGAGACCGTGCCGTCGCAGCAGCCGTATGGTAA